The Nyctibius grandis isolate bNycGra1 chromosome 31, bNycGra1.pri, whole genome shotgun sequence genomic interval TGCAGAATAATTTCTGGCTGCCAAAGCAAAATGACTACACTTCCTTCACCAAAGATCAGTAATGAGGCAGTAACAGTCCTCTCAGCTGTGGGGCATCGGGAAGAGACAGTAAGAGAACATAAGAATGGGAGGTGAGTATCGATGCTGTGAAAGGCCAAACTATGGAGagatcacaggaaaaaaaaaaaccttttaattgAGGCCAAGCGCTCGTGGGAATAGCTCAGGTATAAGAGGAGCAGGTGGAATTTAAGTGGAGAACAGAACCTGTTGTTTGTGAGTATCTCGTGTTTCTGTCTCAGATAGACTGCCACGAGGTAGAGACTGGCAAGCCACGGCACAAGCCAGGCAGGTAACAAGGAAGACAGGTATATAACAGCTCTATCATGCTTTTTTGGACCCTCAAAAAGACCTCTAGGCAGAGTAGACCAGGAGAGGTGAGTGAGCCCAGCCCAGGAGGTGTGGGAAGACACTGCAAGCAGGCAGAATGGAGCTGGGTTGGAGGCAGGTGTTGGAGCTGGGTGTCCATAAGGACTCCAGAAGACCAGCAGAACACCAGCAGAAGCACCTGCAAAAAGAAGAACAAGAGACTGGGTAAACTGAGGGGTTAGGGAAGTTGAAAGTGAGACAAAGAAACAACACCAGGTGGAGCAAGAGAAACCAAGACAAGCagggggagaggaaggtggGAAGAGACTTCTCCTTTGGTAAGTTCAATGTGCACCTGTTTACCTTGCCATGTGGAATATGCAGAGGTCTTGCTTTGCCTACTCCCCTCCTTCTGGGAGGAGAGACTTGAAATGAGAGGCATGTACTAAAGCACTTACAGATCCATAgggctgggatggagggggCCCTGCTGAACTGGGATACATGACCATCCCAGTGCAGCTTGCAACAGCTGGAGCCGTGGCATTCATCTGAAAGGAAGGTGGGAGCTGCAGCATGTGGATTCTGGCAGCATCTGCGGCTTCATGATTTGGccatggaaaaggagaaagagaatcTTCTGAATTCCCAgaattctctctttctttctgtatggAAGGCTATGGGGAGAGCATGTGGCTGCCTGGGGCACCCTGGCACTGGGTTCCCAGTCCCTGTCAGTGCTCGCTGCTCTGAGGATAGTGCCAGACCCAAGGAGAATGGTCCTGGGGTGACTGGGATAGAGGGATGGGACTCAGTTGGTCTGATGTGAGATGCACACACCCTGCCACCCTTCTTCTGGAGGGCTTGGGGATGAACCAAGACTGGGAAACTGACTCTGCAggtggaggagcagggctgggggggtcccaggcaGCCATGCAAGGCAGGGCGATTGCTGTGCAGCCACGTGCTTGCAAGTGGTGTGTGCATGTGGGGAGTGCAGGTGGCAGGTCTTGTGCTGGGGGCAGGTTCCCACAGGGCATGGCAGGGTTCCTCAGAAAGAGACAGCTCCACTGGCAGCAAGAGGATGAACATGTCTGTGGCTTGGATGGGGTGCAGCAGGCTGCCGGCTGGGGCACCTGTTACAGGGCGACAGGGACCTACTAAGAAGCAATGGGGAGACCAGGGTTAGAAACAGCTTTGAGACGCCTGCCTGGAGAGATGCAGAGCGAGGGAGGGCTCGGAGGTGGCATCCTGAGAGCTCAGCCCCCAGGCTCTGTCCCTGTCTGGCTCAGGAGGCGGCAGCGGCCGCAGCCTGGGAGCGCTGGACTGGCGCCTCCGTGCCCcgtttttttctcccctgcatCGAGGACTGCCGCAGCCGTGGGCGGCGGTGGGAGGCCGGGCCGGCTGGCCTGCGGGGCCTGCAGCTGAGGCGGGCCCTCCCCCGAGCAGGGCCAGGCCCGGCTGGCTCCGCCGAGGCGGCGCAGGGCACCCCCGGGTGGCGGGTAGGCCCCGAGAGGTGCGGGAAGTGCCGCAACGCCCAGGGCCGCGGGCCCGCCCTCCTAACGGCCCGGCGGGACCAGGCCGCGGGCCCGCGGCGAGCGggagggcggcgcggcgccAACTCCGCGCTCGGCCCCGACGAGTCCCCGTCGCCACAAGGCCCCCGGCCCACCGCCCCCGCGCCGGCCACCGCCTCGGCCCAGCCCGCCCCACGATGGGCGCCCCGGTCCGCCACCGTCCCACAATGCCCAGCAGCCCCGCCCCGCTCTGGGAACGCGCGCCCGagtgcccccccccgccccgaccgGCCAACCAAACTTGCGCTCCGGTTGGCCGcggcgccccgccccgccggcccggccccgccccgcggcgcgCCGCGCTCTCCCACTGGCGCCGGCGGCTGTCAGTCAGCGCTTGTTTTCGGCGGCAGCGGGTTGGGTTGCGCCGGCTCGTCGCTGGCTCGGCGGGGCTGTGTGAGGAGGGAGCGGCGGGCGGTGCAGCCGGGCGAGGGCAGCGCGCCGAGGGGGGTGGCGGCGGCGCTAGGCCCGGCCGCAGGAGTCGGGGCCgaggccggggccgggccgggccggcgccgcggagggagggtggggagggaagggaagggggcgccgggcgcggggccgggccgggctcccGGCCGTGCGGAGGACGGCGGTCGGtgccgggggggtgggggggtgggcggGGGCGTCCCGGCCGCGGCGCGACCATGACTCTGGAGTCCATGATGGCCTGTTGCCTGAGCGACGAGGTGAAGGAGTCGAAGCGCATCAACGCCGAGATCGAGAAGCAGCTGCGGAGGGACAAGCGCGACGCCCGCCGCgagctgaagctgctgctgctgggtgaggagcgccggggcccggcccggcccgcggggccgccgctcccgcggcggggccgcgccggcccgcccggccccgggctCGCGGCTGCCGCGGGGCTTGACAGGTCCGGGTGGCTGCGCGGCCCCGGCGCGCCCGGGCTGCGGCAGGGAGCGGGTGTGGTGGGGAAGCGGCGGGAGCCACGAGCGGTCCCCGCCTCCGCGCCGTGCGCTCGGGGTGGCCTTCCCAGCGGTGCCGGCGCTGGCCGCCTCATTGGCTGCCCTTTGTTTGTTTTTCGTGATGCGTTCTCTGTCAAAATGGATTTTGACATAACCAGGAACTATGAAGCTGAAATTACTGATTCTAAATGCGGGCACGCGCACGCACGCGTGAAAATTGTCTCGAGGAAATGCTTCCCAGAGCGTGCTGGCCTTCATCAGCGTATGAAAATTCATGGATGGAGTTGATGCTTTTCGGTATTGTCAGTGAACTTCTGGGCCTTCAGTGAACATCGGTGGAAAAATTGGCCTCCAGCTCCTAAACCATAGAGTTCCCCTTGGGAGGGCCTGGGGTTAGGAACTTGGTGTAGCGAATCTGAAGGGAGACGAAGCAGTAAGAATGCACGAGTTCTGTGTCTGATGAGGAAATGGCTGTAGTGTTTAGCAGTACCTTCAGAGGTTCAGGTCACCAGTGCAGTGATAAGGATGTAGGTGTTCAGATGGAAACATAGTAGTGTTCTGTGGTTGTGCAGATGGATAACTATTCTGTGTTAAGGTTTATAGGGATGGGTAATCAGTTAGAAGAGCAGCCAGCTAAGATTTTGGGCATTCACATCCTTCTTCAGCAGTGAGTTTGATGTTCACATCTGGGTAGTCCTCAGTTTAAACTTAAATTACAGTTTTCATGGGTACTGTGATTTCTTATTGCTTGTGTATGCATCCTGCTTTGCGTCTTAAATACTATATAATCTCAAGCTGAAATATGAAGCAGATCTGATGGATTGTGCTTGTTCACTTGGGGTCTGTCATGACTTGGCAAACCATTAAGGAACAGCTGAAGAATTGGGGTGATTGTtgtgaaaacaaatgtaaaacttTACACAAGTGAAGTGAGGCCGTGTCTGCCCAGTCCTTTGGAGGTCTCCAATATTGACATCATTGCATAGCGATAATTGTGAAGTGAAGGCCGGGACTTTCCTTCTCACCATGAATCCTATGTGGTTAACACGTTGCTGTTCTTCAGGTGAAGGCAAAATCGAGGGCTTGTCATTTGTGCTCTTTGAAGGCGCTGTGTCAGTTTCTGTAAGGCTTCTAGTAGACTGGGGAATGTGTCTCTCTCACTGATGCTTCCCTAAAGGAGTcccacagaagcagctgtttcAAAATAGGTTGGTACTATAGGATAGATCTGGGTTAAGAAGATCCCACTGGATCTAAAGATtgtacttcagaaataattcaaattgCTCAagattcctttctgcttttcgATAAGATACAGTTAAGTAAGATTCAGCATCAGATttacaacaacagaaaaatcgACGTGAGGTGGTTAATATTGGATAAGCCACACTCCCGGTTTTAGGGCATTTGCTAGATGCTTTTCACTGGATACAGCATTGCACTTTGACCACCTTAAGTTGTGGCAGGTAATGTGTGTTCTCTCTCCTTGACCTAACTGTTGCTTGCAGGGATTTCTTCTGTCTTGCTCCTGTTCTATGCAGTTCTTACATTCACAAATATTAGTGATCGTATTAGTGAGAGGGCTTTCCCAAATCTTCAAAATTTTGAGAAGAGTGCATGTGTGGTGGGAGTTTCTGCCTTGTAGAAACTCTGGTAATTTTTCTTGTCACAACATCTAGTGACAGTTAGTTTGTTGAAGCCTAAAACAGAAAATTGGGGTGAAGAATAACAGGGCTAATCAATGATGAACCTGGTAATAAGAGATTTGATTTCAAGGTATTGGACATTGCCCTCTGGTATAAGGTAGTCATTCGTCTTTTTActgtgtggggaggggagagaatattttatacaaaaattACTTGTGATTAAGCATGGGATACTGTTGACCGAGTAATGTATTTACAAGTGCCTGTCAGGTACTTGGGGGTCATTAGTAACTTATTGTAAACTCTACTGCTTTCACGTGTTGACAGAAGAAATGGTGATTTCAGATTATATCCTTGTCTCAACAttgtcatattaaaaaaagggtAATTGTGCTCTTATAAATGTAGGAGACCGTACCCACCAGAGCTTACAACGTTCTGGTGTAGTGCTGTTCTGTATTGTTGATGGCCTCGGTAAAAGCAAGAggcaccttttaaaaaaaaaaaaaaacaaaacaaaacaacacacaaaaccccaccaaaaaccaaaaaaacaaaacctgccaAAAAATGGGTGATGATGGAAAGACAGGAAGAATCTGTGTTTGAACTCTTAAGTTCTGAAGGAAGTGAATGGCTGGTGCTGAGGTTTCTcttatgttttcattattggAATGCTTTGAagaaccactttttttttttcccctcagttttgGTCGCTGTGGTAAAAGACAAGGAAGTATTTCTCACCACAGTGAGAGAAACCACAAAAGATTTCAGTTTCCAGTTTTCCCCCCATTTATGGTGTAGGTTTCTGTTAGAGATGGAGATAGTTTGCTGCATGTTAATGGTGTTTATAATGTTAATTTCTAACTGCGCTGACATAACTTCTGTCAGTTCTTGGAGATGGGGagagtttgtttattttaaacatgctGCTTCTAGTTATGtgcttgctgcttttatttgagcatatttatttgtttgtcttttagCTTGGCACTATAAACATGAGTAATTGAGAATCTACATGTGACTAGTAATTGTGTGTTGTGATGAATGAGATCCTGTCTTAATGTATCTATCCCCTTGTGTGAGGTGAGTACCTGGTGGTTCCTGCGGTGAaagccagggctctgccagcaTGCTTCTCTGTAACTGCAGATCAAACGGATTTGTCCCTTATGCGATACGTTTTACTTTTTTGCCCTCAGTAGTCTAGTGAGCTGGGCCACTGTATAAAaagagctgtctttttttttttttttaatacattctgCGTATTGATAGCAAATTTTAGAAGATGGAACAAAAGTACTCCACAGAAGTGTCAATGGTATACACTTAAGGCTGTTGCTTGTGGGATGAAGTGTGGAGGTATGCTAATCACTTGCAAGACTTGACCCATGTGTCCCTTCCTCGAGGGGTACTGTGTGTATATAGGGTGGACGTTGCTGGGTACTTTCCGTAATACCAGTTGAATCATGAGTTTAACAAGGCTGTGTAACGGCACGGATACTGTATCTGATGATGTTTTTCTCTCACACTTACTGTGTTAGAAAGTTCCCACTGTCTTTTTATATCGTCTGTTGGCCTTCGCATGTTAAATGACACTTTCCCCGGGCCATAAATGCAGGAGTGGGAGGACCTGCCCAACTGACTGTGCAGGAAGCAGGCGTTGAAAGGGCTGTGCTGTTTAAGGCGCTGGCATTGGTGTGAGCGCGTCTTGCCTTCTCATCTCCTCTAAGACCCAGCTTCTCTGGGGCAGTAAACCTGTGTGATGAGGAACCCGTAGCCTTGCTGAGCAGCCTGCTGTCTGTTAGGGATCAAGACAGTGCAGACAGCCGTGAGCAACATCCTACTCTGTTCTCCCTGTCAGTTGCTATTTTTAACTCTATAATATCCAAAGGCTGCAAGCCTTTGTAGTATCTTACCACAATGAGGTTATCATTTCAGTCCTTCAGAGCAAACATTGTGTTTGCACAGTAGTTTGGGATGCTAGGCAGATGCACTGAGTGGATTGTTCATGTCGGATGGGTAAGCAAGTAGTTTCTTGAGCTCTCTTCTCCTTTagaattgatttttctgttgtgttcaGTTCTTTTCTATGAGAAGACGCATAGTCTATAAGGTAAAGAGCATTTTGTGCCAAATCACAGCGAAAGAAAATCCGCTCTTTACTGTGCAAATAGGCTTCCCCAGGCCCACTCGCTATCATCTCAGTTTGCAGTACTTACCAGCTTGAGAGTGCATCTGGGCCCTCTCGGGCTGGTGCTGTGATTGTAGCATCTTGCTGGAGTATCTGGGAATAGGTCAGGTGTGACGGACAAGGGCCTTTTGACGCAGAACGTGTGGGAGTGGCTGTAATGTGAGATTTGGAATAAGTAccagagctgcttctgaagGCTGCTGTAAAGGACAAGATGTCTTCCTTCTATGCTGTCAGGTTCGTGGTGGGGATGAGCAGGACCATCCAGACTGTCTTTTAATATTCTGGAAAGTGGCTAAAGTGGTTGGAATTAGTGTGTACTTGGCTATAGCAATAGGAACTTCGAGGTGTGATGTGATTGATGttagcttgctttcttctgtagCAAGCCTTGCTTGTGATGGCTTCTAATGgtctctcttgctttctgtaGGCACTGGGGAGAGTGGAAAAAGCACGTTCATTAAGCAAATGCGTATAATTCATGGCTCAGGCTACTCTGAAGAGGACAAAAAAGGCTTCACCAAGCTGGTGTACCAAAACATCTTCACTGCCATGCAGTCTATGATCAGGGCCATGGAAACCCTGAAGATTCTGTACAAATATGAACAGAACAAGGTAAGTTTCTCACAATTTTTGCATGTGTCTTTAGGCAATGGGGATTCTAGGGTTTGACTCCTAAGTTGCTGTTTGTTTGTGTCCTTCTGCATTGCAATTTCAGCCTCCCTGAactctttcccatttttttttttttttggtgtgtattttgcttctttaaTGCTTGTAccttaatatttttaactgaaattgtattttatctGTTCTGTCACACAGTAATTTGAAGCTgatttttaataactgtttaTAGGGACTGGATGTGGCACCAGGAGTTCTTGAGTCTGAACACCTTTTTTGCCTTTAGAGAGGTTCTGCAGCCTCAGTGCTGAGAATAGGCAGAGTGTGAGGAAGAAGGTTGCCTTTCCTGTGCTTTACCTGGGGCATGGTGGAGGTGTTTTGATAGGTATAATCTGCTAACTTTGACTTAAGAAAACGTGTGCGGAACTTggctttgttttatatttttcctggtATATGTGGTATAGGCAAAAGCCCCTTCCTGTGGCAAGTGTACTAAAgatttcagaaagcagcttgGTGTGGATAATAACCTGACAGGTGCCACAGGCTGTTGTAATGACTGTAGTCCTTCCTTTGCTTATAGATTGTAGGGtgggcatttttattttctctctcaaaaggGATCATGATTGAAGAATGCTGAAACAATGTCTCTATTGCTATTCAAAGTTTAaggtttttttgtaagaaaCCTGAGATAACAACTTGTTACCTAGCTGCAGTTGAACCTCCTCAGAAGTCGGGCAGTTGGTGGTTCTTCACAGTGAATGCTCTGCCTTGGAAACTGCTGTGTTTCTAAACATCTGGTGATCTAATGATGGGTGAaacctgctgctgttttacAGCTTATTCTGTGAAGGAGCATGTGATGCTTTGGGGGAATTTTGCTGATGTCTGCTATGTCTTAGATGCGTAGTTTACCCATTGTCCCTCTGGTCTTAGCAACCTGATCCACAACCAGCATGTGGATCTTTGAAGTCGTAATTTAAAGATTTAGTTCATCTGAGCATTTTTTGCCTGCCTGTGACCAGTACCCCCtgccctttctttctttttttttttaacttcaatCTCCAGGCCAATGCAGTGCTGATCCGGGAAGTGGATGTAGAAAAGGTCATGACATTTGAGCAGCCATATGTAAGTGCAATTAAAACATTGTGGAACGACCCTGGAATACAAGAGTGTTATGACAGGAGAAGAGAATATCAGCTTTCTGACTCAGCTAAATAGTAAGTATATAATCTCTGGTATGCACTGGTAGATGGTAGTGATGGTCTAACAGATAATACCTGTCcaattttttaactgaagtcTAGAGTTTGTTTCAAAGGGCAGGAACACTGCTGTGGATTTCACTACATTGTTTAAAGtaccttttgtctttttcattgaGGCAGATGAGCCTTGCTAGTGTTTTAGACAAGCTGCACGGTCTCTGCTGGCTATGTGTAGTGGGATAAAAATCACAGGCATATGAGAGGCACTTTGCCGCTATCAGCCAGAAGTATCCTTAGGAAAAGTTaagaggggagagcagtgggagCAAGTAACTGGTACCTTGTTTGAATCTGGCTCCAGAAAGACAAAGAGTTTTGCTGGAGATGGGAGAAACTATGTTTATttgagggtagatttagatctGGAAATTCCTTACCATTTGCTACGTTTCCTGAGGGTATGAGGTGTTCTGGTGGGTGATAAAGACAGTTGTTCATACATTTGCTTCTGGATATACCTGAGGCTAGAATCCCTACTTTATGCCATCTACGTTGGTCCTGGCTCTTAGACAGCAGAAGTGTTACTCTTTCTCTTCAGGTTTGTCCGTTGGCCTACAGGTGTATACGGATGTGTAACTTAATGGATTCATTATTAACAAAATCTGCGTCTGGTGACATAGGTTTGtttataaatagaaaacatCAGATGAGACTTGATTCTGAAATACAAGCCTCTACTGTACTCAAACTTTCTCTGTAGTAAAGATTGTCTTCCACACTCCAGAGCTGATAAAGTTGTCCTTAATGTATCTGTTTATCCTCCAAAGGGGATGGCTGGGGAATTACTGTTCCCCAAAGCtgtattctgttatttttccacGTCACATTTTAAATGGTTCAGGTGACTTCTGACTTTCTTGTTATGCTAGGGAAAGACTAAACATAGCAGTGTTTAAATCTGTATATTTATGTGCTGCAACCTAAAgtagttttttttccattgtgctTCTTGTAGCTATCTTAGCGATGTGGATCGTATCGCTACCCCAGGATATCTACCAACTCAGCAAGATGTGCTACGGGTTAGAGTTCCTACGACCGGTATCATAGAGTACCCCTTTGACCTAGAGAATATTATCTTCAGGTACTGAAGGTGTATTCATGTTACAGCTGAACTGAGAGAGGAGTGATATGGTTTCAGGAAGGATGAGTTCTGGATTGCTTTAGAGTGTCCAGGTGCTTAGTTGAGAGGCTTGAGGGGATGTATGTGCTGTGATATTATGAAGCATCTGCTGACAGGTGGTCCTGTAATGGGGATGGTGTAACGTTTTATTCTGAATAAGGAAAAACTCCAAGCTGCAGCATTGACTGTCACAAAACAGAACGTGCTTTTGAATCAGTGACACTCAGAGCCCAGCTAACCATCTTGCAGGAATTGGTGTCTTTCCTGGGAAGGATTGCATTACTAGCATGTGAGGCTGAAGTGGTGGCTTGTGAGGCCAGCTGAGTGAACTGTCAGTAGCTTAAGCCAccaaggggaggagggggaagctTGCTCTGGGCAGTGCTTGACTTGAAATACATTTCCCTTTAAGAATGCTTAGCTCAAGCAACTTTGACcatttatttctccttcaaaaaGAGAGCAATTGCGGTGCAGAAACGCTTCCTTGTATGTGATACCTAGTATCTGCCTTCAGAGATGGTTGTCTGTGCCTGCCATGTGCTCTTAGGATGACACCAAAacttgctgcctgtgctgctgcagcagtagATGGTATTTGGAGGCTTAAGCCAGCAATCGAGCACAGCATAAAGGGCACAATGACATGCCTGTCTGTTGCAAAGCAGTTTTCTCCCTAGCTCTCTGCTACTTCCATGCTCCCTGCCCTTCTCACCGCAGTGTTGACATTACAAGAGAGGAATGAAGAAGCCTGCGTCCTCTCTCTTAAACGGTTCGGTAGCAGATGTACAGGAAGTTACTTTCCCTGTTCTGGTTTGCTGACCTGTGGAATAGGTATAGCATTTTAGCAAAGGTGGACCGGGTGTGTTGCACTTTAGGCAAgtgacaaaataatttcagcataCTATACAGGTGGGACTTAAAATTGAGGAGCTGAAGTGTGTAACTGTTAAAACAGCAAATTCTAAGAAAAGTTTAATAACTAAAGTTTTGAGGCAAGCAgatgctttaataaaaaataaaaatagttcactCATTTGGCAGAGCAGAGTTTTGAAGGACTTGTCTTTTCAGACTCAGGACTGCTACTTAGCAAACCAGAGCAAAATCAACTAAAAATGGTAATGCTAATATTTGGAATTTGAATTTGGTACCACTTGCATACGGCCATCTCTTCAGTTTGATATATTTCTAGAACAGGATGTTTTGTAAACTTGATGGTTTTGTTAGCAAGCACGTATTATTACATCCCCATGCCAGGTTAACTTGAGTGGTAAAGAGTTGCATTTTTTCCCATTGTATGCTGGTCCTTTGCATTCAGATAGAgaactgcagctgcttctgtgatACTGTATGTATTTCTCTTCCTTAGAATGGTGGATGTTGGAGGTCAAAGATCAGAACGAAGGAAGTGGATccattgctttgaaaatgtgacTTCCATCATGTTTTTAGTAGCACTTAGTGAATATGACCAAGTTCTGGTGGAATCTGATAACGAGGTAAGCCAAAGAATGGGAACTCTGCAGGAGggtggaaggaaaggaggaatgtCGTTCCAGCTTCTTGGAGGCTGGTACCAAAGTGCTTGGTGCCAAGTTGGATTAGCAAGTAGTGTTGGTTTTGGCCTCCAGTTCTTCCTATTGCAAAGGGAATATGAGCCTCAGTGGGTCATGATGTCCCTGGGAATGGAAGATGCACAGTGCATTCAGATCATCTGTACTTCTCGAGTAATACTGAAATACTCTGAAATTGCTGTGTTCTGTGTGTCTCTTTGAAGGTGCAATAGTGACTGGTCTCTTTGAAGGTGCAATACTGAGTTTTTGCACTTGttaatagattaaaaaaatgccattagGTAACAGCAgttattccttttcttctagATAAAACATGTTCACAGGGTATCGTGGCCAGTCCTCTCACATGACTGTCAAAGCATTAAATGACTTTTAAGCCTTTTGATATGAATGGCTTGCCAATTAAATGAAGCTTGAGTCCATcagattttgcatttcctttgcaTTTACCTGCACAGCTTGAGCCAGAACCTACCTGGGGCCAAAGTATTCTGTGTACAGCATCTGAGATGCTGGATCGATAGAGATCTGAGTACGTGTGCAGGTAGGAGAGAGGCATCTTAGTGCTCGTTTGTGAAAAcaaggctttatttttcttatttcagaacCGGATGGAAGAGAGTAAAGCTCTCTTTCGAACCATTATCACTTATCCATGGTTCCAAAACTCTTCTGTTATTCTTTTTCTCAACAAGAAAGATCTGTTGGAAGACAAGATCCTATATTCCCACCTCGTTGACTATTTCCCAGAGTTTGATGGTGAGTAGTTTTTAAGGAGGAACGCTCTGTATCTAGAAGAAGGGGTAGAGGTGCTTTggttagaattttttttgttttttaaagaaaactcagaTCTAGATATGTGGAAAACATCTTAATTTGAGAAGGAATACCTACAACAATGAGAAAATGTCATAAAAATGTCTTAATCGTATGTAGATAACTGGAATCTGATCGAATGATCAAATAATGAACATCTCGCAGATGAATTACTCCCTGCCCCCACCGTATGCACTTCAAAGTATTAAATAATGGAAGTCtaattttcttccctgtgtgCTTGTGCATGTTACCCATTTCATAAACACGTGACAATTCACTGGTAAGTTGGGCATTTCAACCCTCCAGTCAAGAGGTGACTCGAGTCCTGTTTTGAGAAACTGACTGGTCAAATACCCAAGTTTTTCAAATAATGGTGCTGGAAAATCTCAGGTAGCATGAAATTCTTATTAGTGTGCCATCTGCAgttatggaaaaataatatctatgtgaaatggagaaattcccatctgaaacaaaattccTTAGTCAAAATATCATTTCAAGCTCTTCAGTTGAGTGCATTTAAAGTTGTCTGGTAACACAACTGTACAgggctgaaaataaataaaagtagtgGAGAATGAGATCAGGCAACACACTCCTTGCCATGCTGTCATGTATTAGCTCTGTCattatgtgctttaaaaatataaggtAGAGGAAGAATTGCCATTTTGCAAATAGCTGTCTTCTTTTAAACGACTAATGAAATTGCTCCTTCTTGGTTGTCCTTCCACTTCTGGAGTTTCGTGCCCTCTGCTGTCTGAAAGCACAAGCACTCTGAAATTGTCAATGGTGGACAACACCACGCTTTTAGAGCAGGCTGGGAATGGCTGGTGAGCTTATCAGTCAAATAGTGCGTATTTCTAATATAATTTAACAGCTGGAGACAAGACTGCAACATCGGGAAGTGTCAtatacttccattttttttaatataagtgTTTACTGTAGCTCCTTCAGGGATGCTGCATGGCTTGTGAGTGGGAGGTAGCCCACCAGACCACCTCTCAAGAGATGGTCCTTGCCATGGAGAATGTGACAACACCAATACTGTGAAAGAAATATCAGtaggtgactttttttctgaggagcTGTCAGCAATACTGAAAAGAATTCCAGGTTTTAGCTCCTGTGAGTTGACCAGCCAGTTA includes:
- the GNA11 gene encoding guanine nucleotide-binding protein subunit alpha-11 isoform X1 yields the protein MTLESMMACCLSDEVKESKRINAEIEKQLRRDKRDARRELKLLLLGTGESGKSTFIKQMRIIHGSGYSEEDKKGFTKLVYQNIFTAMQSMIRAMETLKILYKYEQNKANAVLIREVDVEKVMTFEQPYVSAIKTLWNDPGIQECYDRRREYQLSDSAKYYLSDVDRIATPGYLPTQQDVLRVRVPTTGIIEYPFDLENIIFRMVDVGGQRSERRKWIHCFENVTSIMFLVALSEYDQVLVESDNENRMEESKALFRTIITYPWFQNSSVILFLNKKDLLEDKILYSHLVDYFPEFDGPQRDAQAAREFILKMFVDLNPDSDKIIYSHFTCATDTENIRFVFAAVKDTILQLNLKEYNLV
- the GNA11 gene encoding guanine nucleotide-binding protein subunit alpha-11 isoform X2; the encoded protein is MLSGTGESGKSTFIKQMRIIHGSGYSEEDKKGFTKLVYQNIFTAMQSMIRAMETLKILYKYEQNKANAVLIREVDVEKVMTFEQPYVSAIKTLWNDPGIQECYDRRREYQLSDSAKYYLSDVDRIATPGYLPTQQDVLRVRVPTTGIIEYPFDLENIIFRMVDVGGQRSERRKWIHCFENVTSIMFLVALSEYDQVLVESDNENRMEESKALFRTIITYPWFQNSSVILFLNKKDLLEDKILYSHLVDYFPEFDGPQRDAQAAREFILKMFVDLNPDSDKIIYSHFTCATDTENIRFVFAAVKDTILQLNLKEYNLV